In the Streptosporangiales bacterium genome, GCGGCGAGCCCGGCTCGTTCATCCATGCGGACACCCGACCAGAAGGCAGTCGAGAAGGGCAACCGCATTCCAGTCAGATGACCGCGCCGACCTGCCACGGGACGAACTCCTCGTCGCCGTAGCCGAGCTCCTCGCTCTTGGTCGGCAGGCCGGACGCCGTCCGAAGGGCAAGGTCGAAGATCTGCTCGCCGAGCCCTTCGATCGTCGTCGAGCCGTCGAGGACGACACCCGCGTCGACGTCCATGTCCTCCTCCATCCGGCGGTACAGCTCGGAGGTCGTCGCGAGCTTGATGCTGGGGACGGGCTTGCAGCCGAACGCCGAGCCCCGGCCGGTCGTGAAGCAGACGAGGTTGGCTCCGCCCGCCACGAGCCCGGTCACGGAGACGGGGTCGTAGCCGGGGGTGTCCATGAAGACGAATCCCTTGGACGTGATCGGGTCGGCGTAGCCAACGACGTCGCGTAGTGCGGTCGTACCGCCCTTCGCCACCGCACCGAGCGACTTCTCGAGGATGGTGGTGAGGCCGCCGTCCTTGTTGCCGGGGGAGGGGTTGTTGTCCATCGTCCCGCCGTGCGCGGCGAGGTACTCCTCCCACCACGCGATGCGGTCGAGCAGCTTCTGGCCGACCTCGCGGTCGATGGCCCTGCGGGTGAGCAGGTGCTCGGCCCCGTACACCTCGGGCGTCTCGGCGAGGACGCCGGTGCCGCCGTGCCGGACGAGCAGGTCGACAGCCGCGCCGAGCGCCGGATTGGCGGTGATGCCCGAGTACCCGTCCGAGCCGCCGCAGTTGGTGCCGAGCACCAGCTCGCTCGCGGGCACGGTGGCGCGCCGCTCCCGGTCGGCGTCGGGGAGGATCTCACGGATCCTGGCGAGTCCCTCCCGCACCGTCCGCGTCGTGCCGCCGAGGTCCTGGATCGTCGACTTGACGAGCGGCATCGACGACCGAGCGCCGGAGTCACCGACGATGCCCGCGATCTCGTTGTGCTCGCAGCCGAGACCGATCACGAGGAACCCGTAGAAGTTCGGGTGGCCGAGGTAGCCGCGCATCACCTTGCGCAGCATCTCCAGGCCGGTGTCGTCGCCGATGCCGCACCCGGTGCCGTGGGTGAGCGGGACGACGCCGTCGACGTGCGGGAAGTCCCCGAGCATGCCGGACAGCCGCGCCTCCTCGGCGATGCGGCGCACCGCCGTCGCGGAGCAGTTGACCGAGCTGAGGACACCGATGTAGTTGCGGGTGCCGACGCGGCCGTCGGACCTGACGTAGCCCTCGAACGTCGCCCGGTCGGCGTCGGGCACCGGCTCGGGCAGCCACGCGGTGCTGCCGAACTCGTACTCGGCGCCGACCGGCTGGTACGCGAGGTTGTGCGTGTGGACGTGCTCGCCGACCTCGATCGGGCCTGCGGCGCGGCCGATGACCTGACCGTACTTGTGCACGGGGGCACCGTCGGGGACACCCATGGTCGCGACCTTGTGACCGCGCGGGACCGGCTCGCGGGTCCGTCCGCCGCCGGGCAGCGGATGGCCGGTGGGGAGCTCGGTGACGGCGACGGCCACCTCGTCGTCGGGGTGGAGACGCAGGACGTCGGCGGTGGTGACGGCGGTCATGTCTCGACCGTAGCCGTCGCGCGGGGGAACGGTACGGCGTACGTCGAGCGATGTTCCGCACGATCTCCTGGGGGGAGCCGCGAGGGACGCGACCCCATTAGCCGAATTTGGCTAGTTGGCGTACGCTTCGGTTGAGTAGCCAAACTTGGTCAATGAGGGAGTGGTCGAGATGTCGTCATTGACGCCCTACGTGATGGTGCGCAGCGCGAAGGCCTTCGTTGAGTTCATCGAGAGCGCCTTCGGTGCCGAGGTGTCCCACGTGGTGCCCTTGCCCGCCGATCCCGAGCGGGTGATCCACGCCGAGGCACGGATCGGCACCGGCGTGCTGTTCTTCGCCGACTCAGGGCCGGACGGTCGCCAGTGCCTGCCCACCCCGGCCGAGCCGGCCCACATCCAGCTGTGGACCACCGTGCCGGACGCCGAGGCGGCGTACACGCGGGCGGTCGCCGCCGGTGCCGCACCTGCCATGGCGGTCACGGCCCAGGACGACGGCAGCCGGATGGGCGGCTTCGTCGACCCGTTCGGCACCTTGTGGTGGGTCAGCACGAGCTCACCGAACTGAGCGTCGAGCCGGGGAGGACGACAGATGTCGGCGATTCGCCTGCTGGTGCTCGGCGCGGTGCGACGCCGCGGGCGCGCACACGGCTACCAGGTGCGGTCCGACCTGGAGTCGTGGGGCGCGCACGAGTGGTCGAATGCCAACTCGGGCTCGGTCTACCACGCGCTCAAGGCCATGACCGGGCAGGGCATGCTCGTCGTGCACGAGACGACGCCGAGCGCGGCGGGCGGACCGCCGCGGATGGAGTACGAGCTGACCGAGGAGGGCGAGCGGGCGTACCTCTCCCTGCTACGCACGGCGCTCACGAGTCGTGATCCCCGGCTCGACCTGCTGGCCGCCGCGGTCGGCCTCGTGGACGACCTGCCACGGGACCAGGCGATCGACCTGCTGCGTCAGCGCGCACAGGCGATGGACGAGTGGCGGGCGAGCATCGCCGCGCACCTGCCGCCGGACACCGACCTGGAGACCTGGGGCCCGGTCGGCGAGGTCGTGGGGTTGTGGCTGCACACCGCGGACAGCCGCGCGGAGTGGACCCACCGGCTGATCCGGCGACTGGAGGCGGGGGCGTACCGCATGGCCGGCGAGGAGTGAGGAGCCGTATGTCGAGCCGGGCTCAGGTGAACAGGCAGAACGGGTGGCCGGCCGGGTCGTAGAGCACCCGGACGTCGCTCTGGGGCTGGATGTCGGCGAGCGTCGCACCGCACGAGACCGCCCACGCCGTCGCGGACTCGAGGTCCTCGACATAGATGTCGAGATGCTGCGTGCTGTGCTGCCGGCCCGGCTCGCTCGGCCATCGCGGCGCCGAGTAGTGCCGCTCGTACTCGAAGTTCAGGGTGATCCGACCGTGATCGCTGGTCGACCTCAGCTGAGCCCACCCGGCCTCGGCCGGTTCGCCCGGGCGAGGTGGGTCACTGGCGGAGAGCTCGGTATCCAGCAGGCGCGCGTAGAACCGCGCGAGCTCACGGGGATCCGGCGCGCCGATGGTGACTGAGGTGACCTGCAACCGGACCGCCTGCATGCATGACCCTCCGTCCGCATCGACCCGCCCATCATCGCAGACCTGACCATAAGGACTTGCCTTGCCGACGTCACGCGGTCAGGTGCTGGACGAGGAGAGCGCCGCCGAGGACGACCATGCCTGCTCCGGAGACTCGGGAGACGTTGCGGGCAATGGACGGGCGGGCGCCGAGCAGTGCTTGTGCCGCTGCTCCGACGCACAGGTAGACCACTCCGCAGGTCAGGGTGAAGGTCATCCCCAGGGTCGCCATCTGCAGCGGGATCGGCCAAGGTGCGTCGGGATCGGTGAACTGCGGCAGCACGGCCACGAAGATCAGGAGGCCC is a window encoding:
- a CDS encoding VOC family protein, encoding MQAVRLQVTSVTIGAPDPRELARFYARLLDTELSASDPPRPGEPAEAGWAQLRSTSDHGRITLNFEYERHYSAPRWPSEPGRQHSTQHLDIYVEDLESATAWAVSCGATLADIQPQSDVRVLYDPAGHPFCLFT
- a CDS encoding PadR family transcriptional regulator; this translates as MSAIRLLVLGAVRRRGRAHGYQVRSDLESWGAHEWSNANSGSVYHALKAMTGQGMLVVHETTPSAAGGPPRMEYELTEEGERAYLSLLRTALTSRDPRLDLLAAAVGLVDDLPRDQAIDLLRQRAQAMDEWRASIAAHLPPDTDLETWGPVGEVVGLWLHTADSRAEWTHRLIRRLEAGAYRMAGEE
- a CDS encoding altronate dehydratase — encoded protein: MTAVTTADVLRLHPDDEVAVAVTELPTGHPLPGGGRTREPVPRGHKVATMGVPDGAPVHKYGQVIGRAAGPIEVGEHVHTHNLAYQPVGAEYEFGSTAWLPEPVPDADRATFEGYVRSDGRVGTRNYIGVLSSVNCSATAVRRIAEEARLSGMLGDFPHVDGVVPLTHGTGCGIGDDTGLEMLRKVMRGYLGHPNFYGFLVIGLGCEHNEIAGIVGDSGARSSMPLVKSTIQDLGGTTRTVREGLARIREILPDADRERRATVPASELVLGTNCGGSDGYSGITANPALGAAVDLLVRHGGTGVLAETPEVYGAEHLLTRRAIDREVGQKLLDRIAWWEEYLAAHGGTMDNNPSPGNKDGGLTTILEKSLGAVAKGGTTALRDVVGYADPITSKGFVFMDTPGYDPVSVTGLVAGGANLVCFTTGRGSAFGCKPVPSIKLATTSELYRRMEEDMDVDAGVVLDGSTTIEGLGEQIFDLALRTASGLPTKSEELGYGDEEFVPWQVGAVI